The proteins below are encoded in one region of Salvelinus fontinalis isolate EN_2023a chromosome 10, ASM2944872v1, whole genome shotgun sequence:
- the LOC129863175 gene encoding claudin-4-like → MGMDIMKMVEVVGIALGVIGLILTIVICTLPTWIVTTIIAGNVATTKVVLYGLWMSCVTQGTGKTQCGVYNSMLYWKYDLQPARAMILTAIILGVLGVMVSMVGAKCTNCIKDKTSQAKLIIIAGILFILAGILLLITVSWVAIFIIFGMWIEEKFELGASLYIGWVAASLLLIGGVTLCITVGVFGWMMGIFGWIVSLVASALSVWIPFSHHPEPHYRNIWMLLMTTSISSILGALGVMGSIFGTRCCNCIKSKRIRIKGRFIVGIFFILAGILQFTTVFLVDHYLRMDVHLQLSPFALFTQHDLVILAEVCRWSASMLLIGGTILCCCIFKRNQPDSTTNTSTSR, encoded by the coding sequence ATGGGCATGGATATCATGAAAATGGTGGAGGTCGTGGGCATCGCCCTGGGAGTCATAGGATTAATACTGACCATTGTGATCTGTACTCTCCCCACCTGGATAGTGACAACCATCATAGCAGGTAACGTTGCCACCACAAAGGTGGTCTTGTACGGCCTGTGGATGAGCTGTGTGACCCAAGGCACGGGAAAGACACAGTGTGGAGTGTACAACTCCATGTTGTATTGGAAATATGATCTGCAGCCTGCCAGAGCCATGATCCTCACTGCCATCATACTGGGGGTTCTGGGGGTCATGGTCTCCATGGTCGGAGCCAAGTGCACCAACTGcatcaaagacaaaacatctcAGGCCAAGTTGATCATTATCGCTGGAATACTTTTCATCCTGGCCGGaattctcctcctcatcactgttTCCTGGGTAGCAATATTCATCATCTTCGGCATGTGGATCGAAGAAAAGTTTGAGCTGGGGGCCTCGCTGTACATCGGCTGGGTGGCGGCCTCCCTGCTCCTGATTGGAGGGGTCACACTGTGCATCACTGTGGGAGTGTTTGGATGGATGATGGGAATCTTTGGATGGATAGTCTCCCTAGTGGCCAGTGCTCTCTCTGTATGGATCCCATTCAGCCATCATCCTGAGCCCCACTATAGGAACATTTGGATGCTTCTGATGACgacctccatctcctccatcctGGGAGCTCTAGGAGTGATGGGGTCCATCTTTGGGACCAGGTGCTGTAACTGCATCAAGAGTAAAAGGATCAGGATCAAGGGAAGGTTCATCGTTGGAATATTCTTCATCCTGGCTGGTATCCTGCAGTTCACCACTGTGTTTTTGGTTGACCATTACTTAAGAATGGATGTCCACCTGCAGCTCTCCCCTTTCGCCCTGTTTACCCAACATGACCTGGTTATTTTAGCTGAAGTCTGTAGGTGGTCTGCCTCCATGCTCCTGATAGGAGGGACCATACTCTGCTGCTGCATCTTCAAGAGGAACCAGCCAGACTCAACGACAAATACATCAACCTCCCGCTAA